In Thermodesulfobacteriota bacterium, the genomic stretch TCAAACCTCGGCAGCTTCTCTTCCGGCACAAGAAGCACAAAACAATATCATACGGTGTACCCTGCATGCCATTACGGCAGCTCTGGGAGGGGTTCAATCACTGCATGTAAACTCCTTTGATGAAGCGTTAGCCTTACCCACTGAAGAATCCCTCCGAATCTCTTTGAGGACACAGCAGATTATTGCACATGAAAGCGGTATCTGTGATACGATTGATCCACTGGGAGGGTCCTATCTGGTTGAAGACCTGACTAACAAGATTGAAAAGGAAGCGACTGATTTAATAAATAAGATAGAAGATATGGGAGGGGGCAGTATCTTAAATGGTGTTATCATAGGGATTAAGAGCGGGTTCCTGGCAAGAGAGGTAATGGAAACCGATCAAGCCAAGCTCAAGGCTATTGAGGCGGGTGAGAAGGTCGTTATAGGTCAAAATAAATTCAGGATACCAGACGAGGAGGAACCTAATGTAACCCTTATGAAGGTAGACCCTGAACTGGAGAATATCCAGATTACCAGGTTGATTGAAATGAAGAAGGAACGTGATAATACCAGGGTCAAAAAGCAGTTAGATAAGCTTCGAGAGGTGGCAAAGAGCGATGAAAACATGATGCCAACGATGATAGAAACCGTTAAGTCCCATGCATCGCTGGGAGAGATCGTTCAGACTCTGAAGGAGGTATTTGGGTTTTTCGACAGGGTTCAGATAATTTAGTTTAGTAAACGGAGGTAAGTCAAATATGAAATCAAAGGGTAGGATTCGGATACTCATCGCTAAACCGGGTCTGGACACACATGATAGAGGAGCAAAGATGATTGCCAGGGCATGCAAGGACGCTGGCATGGAAGTCATATATCTAAAGCCAAAGCACACAGTAGACAACATTATTTCCGCTGCTATTGAGGAAGATGTGGACATAATCGGCTTAAGTATTCTGTCAGGAACACATATGGAGATGTGTTCGGGCATGGTGGATAAGATGAAAAAACAGAACTTAAATCTCCCGATTATTCTGGGCGGTATTATACCAAAAAGTGATATCCCCCTCTTAAAACGGCTTGGCATAAAAGAGGTTTTCAGAAGCGGTGTTCATACAAATACGGTGGTAAGATGGATAGAAGATGAAGTAAAGGGAGGAAGGTAGAATATGCGTGATGACATTGAGAAGATCAGAAGGGAAAAGGACAAGTGGTTTTCTGAGAAATTTATGAAACAATTATCAGGTTTGGGGGTAGAGTCACCTCCTCTGAAAGGGGACAAATTGCCTTTATATACCCCCCTAGATGTGGAAAACAAGTACCTGGAAGATATTGGATTTCCTGGAGAGTTTCCGTACACCAGAGGGGTCTACCCAGGGATGTATCTTGACAAGTTATGGATAATGCGGCAGATTGCAGGTTACGGAACGGCAAGAGAGACTAATCAGAGGTTTAAATATTTGCTGGAAAACGGTGAAACCGGGGTTACTGCAGTATTTGATTTTCCCACAGTTATGGGATTGGATTCAGATAACCCCATGGCAGAGGGTGAAGTGGGTAGATGTGGAGTCCCTGTTGACTCTGTCGAAGATATGCGTATTCTCTTTGACGGTATTCCCATTGACAGGGTCCATGTGGCATTGCTATCCAGTTATCCCTCTTCTCCAGCCATCTTTGCAGCGTATATAGCTATGGCGATGGAAAAAGGTTTAGCCATAGATTCCTTAGCCGGGTCTATTCAAAATCATTTCCTGGCATTCTATACCGCTTTGCCAAAATGCGCTAAAATTCCGCCACGAGATGCAATAAGGATTGCGGTGGATACCTTTGAATATTGCAGCAGATATATGCCCAGGTGGACTCCAATAAATATTACCGCTCATGTGATAAGGGAATCTGGAGCTACCATGATTCAGGAGCTGAGTTATTGCCTGGCCAATGCCATGGCATACGTAGAAGCGGCACTGGAGAGAGGATTGGATGTAGACAGCTTTGGCCCCAAACTGGCATTTTATTTTACCGCTGGAATGAATCTTTTCGAGGAAGTTGCCAAATACAGGGCTGCAAGGAGACTATGGGCAAGGATCATGAAGGAGAAATACAATGCCCGAAACCCTGCATCCCAGATGATAAGGTTTCACGCTCAGGGATCCGCTTTCACTGTAACTGCTCAACAGCCCCTGAATAATCTTATCAGGTCCACCATCCAGACACTGGCAGCAGCGTTAGGAGGTGCCCAGTCAATAAATGTAAATCCATTTGACGAATCCCTTTCCATCCCAAGTGAAGAATCTGTGAGGCTTGCTTTGAGAACATCACAGATTGTTGCCTATGAAACTGGAATAACAGAGACCATCGATCCCCTGGGCGGTTCCTATTACGTAGAAACACTTACAAACAAAACCGAAGAGGAAGTCAGGCAACTGTTAAAGCTCATAGAGGAAATGGGAGACGGAAGTATGCTAAATGGTGTTATAAAGGGGATTGAAAGCGGCTATTTTCTGCGGGAAGTTTCAAAGGCAGCCTATGATTACAATAAGGAAGTTGAATCAGGGGAAAGGGTAGTTGTTGGTTTAAATAGTTATAAGGTTGAAGAAGATATTCCAATTGAATTGTTGACAGTGGATCCAGAGCTTGAAAAGATTCAAGTAGAAAATCTTAAAAAATTGAAGAGAAACAGAGATGAAAAAAAGGTACACGAGACCCTTGAGAAAGTGAAGGAAGGAGCAGGAGGAAAGGGAAATCTAATACCTTTAATGATAGAGGCTATTCGTGCAAATGCGACTGTAGGAGAGATAACAGATTCTATAGTTAATGTGTTCGGTCTCTATCAGCCGAAAAGTGGAGTTATATAAATAATAATATTTAAGAGGAGACCAGTCCAAGATGGAAGAAAAACTTAGAATTCTGATCGCAAAACCCGGCTTAGACACCCACGAGAGGGGAGCAAAAATAATTTCGAGGACGCTGATAGAAGCTGGAATGGAAGTTATATACATGGCACAGATAAATTTAACTATTCCTCAAATTATTTCCTGCGCCATAGAAGAGGACGTTAACCTGATTGGTTTAAGCATACTTTCTGGTGCTCATCTGTCTATATGCCGCAATATAATAGACGAAATGAAGAAAAGAAATATAGATGATATGCCTGTTATTGTTGGTGGAGTCATCCCCAGACACGACGTACCAAAGTTAAAAGAAATGGGTATTCGGGAGGTTTTTGGTCCTGGGATACCAACCGAGACCGTCGTTGAATATGTAAAAGCACTTCAAGGTTGAATGTAGCGGTACAAAGGAAATTTTTGCTGGTAGAAGGTTAACTATAGATAGAGGACAGTTGGGAAAGTTTGGAGGTGATTGAACTGATGGCAAAGGGTGAAATAGTGGTAGACGAGACGTACTGTCGGGGATGCGGATACTGTAGAGATTTTTGCCCCAAGAAATGTATAATCCTACCCGAGGATAACTTTACACCGCAGGGTTACCGGCTTTTCTGTTTTGTCAATCCTGAAGACTGTAATGGTTGTGGTATATGCAGCTTTATGTGCCCTCACCATGCAATAGAGGTTTATAAATATGTTCAGTAATTAAATAGGCGATCCTGAAAAATTTCCTTTTCCGCTTTCTGGAGCAGGTTTTTTGACCCATCTATTACTTGCTCCAGGCATTTTCAGAAACTCGCCCTTCGGGCTCAAACACCTGAAAATGCTTATCTTCCGCTTCGTCAAGATGGGTACCCCCAAAAAATCCTGCTCATGTTCGCTCCAAAAGAAATTTTTCATTTTTCAGGGTAGAGTAAATAGGTGGTGGTAAAAAGTTGGTTATTGGGAATGATGGTAAATTGAAGATTACGAAACAAATCATATCAGCAATCCAACTACGTACAGGAGGAAACAATGGGAGAACGCTTGTTTGTGATTGGTAATGAGGCGATTGGTTGGGGCGCGCTGAACGCAGGATGTGATGCCTATATAGGGTATCCCATAACCCCTCAGAATGAAACTACAGAGTGGTTTGCCGGAGAGTTTCCAAAGAGGGGTAAGGTCTTTATCCAATCCCAGTCCGAGGTTGGCTCCATAAATATCCTTTTTGGTGCTGTTGCAACGGGGCATCGAGCTATGACTTCTACATCGGGGCCCGGATGGGGTCTGATGCAAGAGGGCATGTCTCATCTCTCAAACGGCGAAATGCCCTGTATTATATCCCTGGTTCAAAGGGGGGGGCCTGGAGCAGGCACTACAAGGCATGGCCAGATGGACTATCTTTCAGCTACGTGGGGAGGAGGCAATGGAGGGTATAAGAACATTGTTCTGACTCCTGCTTCTGTTCAGGAGACCCATGATTTTGTTCAGCTTGCGTTTTATCTGGCAGATAAGTACCGTAATCCGGTAATCGTGATGACCGATGGTCTTTTAGGACAGATGGCAGAGCCCCTGGAATTGAAAGTTCTTGATTTTGGCCCCGTTCCTGAAAAGGATTGGGCAGTTCGGGGACGGGCGAATCAACCGGATGGCATACGGAGGGTGGTAAACGTTATGCAAGGTCTCATACCGAGTCCACCGCACCCACCGTATACCGGTTTCTCAGATCTCTTAAAAGTCCTTAATGAAAAGTACGAGAGAATGAAAGAATCTGAAGTCAGGTATGAGACTTATTTGATAGATGATGCAGATCTGATTATTGTGGCATATGGGTATACAGCAAGGGTATCAAAGGAGGCTCTCAAAGCAGCCAGAAAAGATGGCTTCAGGGTTGGTATGATAAGGCCCTTGGCAGTGTGGCCTTTCCCCTATCAAATTGTAAGAGAAATGGCTTCTAAAGGGTGCCGATTTCTTGTGGTTGAGGACAGCCTGGGACAATTAGTTGAGGATGTCAGGATCGGTGCTCAGGGAAAGGCAGACGTCCATCTTCTCGGGGCATTGGCCCGCCATGACCCCGGAGATGGGGGGATGATCCTTCCCGATACGGTCATTAATGAGATATACAGGCTTATGAACAGATAAATTCTCTATAGGAGGTCTGGCAATTGAAAAAAAAGTTAGTTTCAGGATTACCTAAGCTGTGGGTACGCCATCCGGCAGAGAGGTTGGAGTGCCCTGGGTGTCAATATCCTATAATAACACGCATAGTGTATGACGTGATAGATGAACTTGGGATAGAGGGGAACACGATATTGGTCAATAGCTCTGCCTGCGGATTCGCTGTTATTCTGACCACTTCCACAGATTGTGTGCATGCCAATCACGGACAGGGTATAGATGCAGCTTGCGGAGTAAAGGCGCTCCTGCCGGATTCTCTCGTTGTTTGCTTCGGAGGAGACGGAGATGTTGCGGCGATTGGAGCTGGTGCGTTCGTCAATGCTGCGCAAAGGGCTGATAAATTTACTGTAATCATGGTAAACAATGGCCATTTCGCAATGACAGGGGGCCAATTGGCGCCTACAACCTTAATGGGGCAGATTACGACTACCACCCCTGAAGGACGTGGACCGAATATGGGTTATCCTGCCCGTATGCCGGAGATGATCGCTACGGTTCAGGGTGTTGCTTACTCTGCGAGGGGTGCCGCTAATACCCCTGCTAATTATTTGAAGACCAGGAAATATGTAAAAACTGCTTTTGAGAAACAGCTTGATAATATTGGTTTCAGTTTTGTAGAGTTTCTATCAGCATGTCCTACGGGATGGCGTATGACTCCTCAGGAAAGTATAAGATGGATAGAAGAAAAGATGATACCCGCACTCCCTCTCGGAGAATTTAAGAATGTTGACAGGCTTGACTGAGATTGATTACTTAAAAAAATATTTTGGGGGGAAATAAATTATGGGGCAAGAAACAAATAAACGGGCTGATTTGATAATTGCAGGTCTGGGGGGGCAGGGCATTCTTATGGGTGGAATGATTTTGGCGGCTGCAGCAATGTCTCAGTATAGAAACTCCCTCTGGCTTCCTTCTTATTCCAGTAGGGTCAGAGGTGGTCCCAGTGAATGTACTGTTGTATTCTCAGATGATGATATAGATTCTCCAGTGCTATCCAGGGCAGACGTAATCATCCTTGTAGACCCTCCCCAACTCAAACTCTTTGAGAAAAGGGTAAATGCCGGTGGATATTTTATCGTGGAGAGTACCGGGTTAAATGATACCTTAGAAAGAAAGGATATCAGGATGGTAACGGTTCCTGCCCTCAATATGGCAGTGGCTATGGGGGACAGGAGGACATCGAATATGATCCTTCTTGGGGTTTACATCGGGATAACAAAAAGCATCTCCGTACATTTTGTTGAAGAGGAGTTAGAAAAGAAATTTGGCAGAAAAGAGAAAGTTCTTTCATTGAACCTTGGTGCGTTTAAAAAGGGATTTGAAGAAGCAGCCAGATTTGTAGGATAGAATGTGCTTTTTGGTTAGAAGATCAGCTTGAAAATAAGCTGGATGGATTGTAAGGACGAGTAAAAAATCGTAGACAAGGAGGTATGGTTATGAAAAGAAAGGAAAGGTTTTTTGTGCTGGGAATTATTGTATTTTTTTTAATAACTCTTATGGCATCTTCAAGTCCTGCAGAATCGACAAGAGGGATAACTGACAATACAATACAAGTAGGTGCTATTTTTGACATTACAGGGCCACTGGCAGGTATATTTGTTCCTGTCTCGGATGGAATCAGGACATATACGAGACATGTGAATGATCAAGGGGGAATTAATGGAAGGAAAATCAAGTTAATTCTCGAAGATGACCGCTACAGCATCCCTCTGGCTGTGGCATCATTCAAAAAACTGTTATTCAGGGATAAGATAATGGCGCTTTTAGGGCCAGGGTCTACTGGAGAAACAAGTGTTTTGCTGAGGCACATAATGGAACAAAAGCTCCCCACAATCCCTGTTGCTGCGGATGAACAACTCGTTGACAAAAGGTACACTTTCGTAGCTACAGATTCTTACGATAACCAGGTAGGAATCATCTTTGAGTGGATAGTTGAGGAATCAAAGCCTACGAAACCCAAGATAGCATGTCTTGTTCTTGATATTGGTGCTAAGGTACAGTTCTTGAAAGCCGTTAAGAAGTGGTCTGAATTTTTTGGCCTGGATATTCCGATTATTATGACTACATTGGGTGCTATGGACCTCACTTCCGAGATATTGCTGATAAAAAAGGAAAAACCGGATTATGTAATACCGCTTACCGGTGTTGACACAATAATTAAGTTCATTAGAGATTCAAAAAAACTCGGGCTTGATACCAAAGTATGTGCAACATATACAGGAATCAACGAGGATGTTGTCAAAGGTGCTAAAGAGTTAGCGGATAGGGCATTTGGAGCCCATTTCTACAGTTCCTGGTACGATGATACACCGGGAATGGCTGAACTGAGAAAGACAACGCTTAAGTATTATCCCGGGACAGAAAAACCCTGGAGATCTAAAAACTATACTGTCGGCTGGATGCTGGCAACACTCCTTTATGAAGGGATGAAGAGGGCGGGCAAAGACCTGGATAATGAGAAACTCGTAGAAGGATTAGAAACCCTGAAAGATTTTGATACGAAAGGGATAGGTGCTCCAATTACCTACACCCCGAAAAACCATGCAGGAATTAAAGCCAACAAAATCTACAGAGGTGATCCAGCAACAGGAAAAGTTATTCCTATTAGTGGCTGGAGAAGCGCTCCAAAAATCAAATAGAGTCTGGGTTACTTATTCTGGAAGATTTTCTGACATAAAAGAGAAACCAGGGGAATACTATGTACACCCCTTTTCCAACATTTCTGCATTTTTCTCTGCATTTTTTTCTTGACAATAGTTTAGCATTAGTATACATGGAACCTCTATGAACGATTTTGACGAGAAAGAAATTTGTGCCAGAATCAAAAAAGTCCGGGTATCACAGAATATAACTATAGAGAAGTTGGCGTCACTAACGAAGTTCACTAAAGGTTATATTTCTCAAATGGAGAACTCAGAAAAGGCCCCACCTATATCTACTCTTGTAAGAATCGCTGCAGCATTAAATATAGACCCCATTTTTCTCCTTACCGGAGAAGAAAAAAAAGACGAAGATGTGAAATTTGAACTGATCAAAAAAAATGAGAGAAAAGAAATAGGGTCTAGAGGTGAATCTCTTGGGTATTTATATGAATCATTAGCATATCGGTCTTTCGGGAAACAGATGGAACCTACCCTGATTACAGTATATGATAAAACGGGTGAGTTACAGCATGAGGGTGAAGAGTTTGCTTATGTTCTAGAAGGAAAAGCAAAGTTCTATCATGGTAATAAAACTTATGTTGTTTTGGAAGAAGGAGATAGCATGTATTTTGATTCTGGTGTTACCCACTGGTGTGAAAGAATCGGGAGCAAACCATTCAAAGTGGTTTCAGTGATGTTACTCAAAAAAAGAACCTAATAATTTTTTTTGCCCAGTTGGTTTAGTAATGTTAAACAAAAGTCTTTGTTAGTTTAGAAAAATTAATATTTTCCTTTGCATCAAAAGGGATAAAATAAAAAAAGGGGGGGGTGATCTCTCAAAATAAACCGAACTGTTTAAAGGTTTCAAAGATTAATGGGTGGCTTACTATAATGTTTCCCGTTAAGTCTCTTTTCCTCAACCTCATACTACGTTCCAATCCTCATCGTGTTATATTCCATTTACGAATGCTTTAAGATTATCGAGTTACTGTTACCCAACCCAATTCAATTGAAACAATGTACCAGCAATTTAAAGTGAATAGCCCGGTATCGTTTATGGGGAAAAAGTCACTTTAAGTCTTGAAAGGAGGTGGATTTTGTTCTTCAGGAATTTTTAATGGACAAAGGAAATATCTGATTGGTTGTATTTCAAAGCTATTAAAAGGAGGGCAAAATGGAAAGAGAAGTCACAGTAATAGGATCAGATGCTGGCGGCACAATGACCGATATGTTCGTGATTGACAAAGTGGGTGACTTTGCCGTGGGGAAAGCAGCCACCACTCCGCACAACGAATCAATAGGTTTCTGGGGCTCGCTGGCAGACGCTTTTGAGGACTGGAACCTGGATTGGAACAAGATTTCTAAAGAAACCCTAGACAAGGTATTAGCGATTGTATATTCCGGCACAGCAATGCTCAATACCCTTATAACCAGGACAGGAAAGGTTACAGGCATCATTTGTACGAAGGGTTTTGAAGATACCTTGATTCACGAGAGAGGATGCGGGATACATGCGGGTTATAGTTACCAGGATAAGGTACACAAGCAGGCTCATCATCACAACGAGCCATTCGTTCCAAAGAAACTCATCAGAGGCGTAACTGAAAGAACATCTATCTTCGGAGAAATCCCTATCCCTCTCTATGAGAGCGAGGTGCGCAAAGCGGGAGCCGAACTTCTCGATAAAGGCGTCGAAGCAATCGTTATCTGGTTTTTATGTTCTTACCTCAATCCCTCCAATGAGAAAAGGGCGGCAGAGATTGTGAGGGAGGTTATGAAAGAAAAGAATAAGGAAGTACCTCTTTACCTTAGTGGTGAATTGGCACCAATAGCCAGGGAAGTATCCCGGTTAAATGCTGTTATCCTCCAAGCATACGGGGCGGAACCGGGAAGGGAGCACCTCCTTGAAATAGAAAGGAAACTTTACGAAAACAATTATAAAAACCCCTTGCAGATAGTGCTGGCTGATGGTGGCATCGCCAACATAACCTATCCAGCGTTGTACAAGGCCTGTTTTTCAGGACCTATCGGAGGGCTTCTGGGAGGTAAATACGTCTCACAAGTAATGGATATGCCCAATCTGGTTTGCAGCGATATGGGAGGCACCAGTTTCGATGTGGGCCTGATCATGGGTGGAGAAACAATCCTCTTGCGTGAGGTAGAACTAGGTAGAACCGTTTTAAATATCCCCACGATGGTGATGGACTCAATCGGGGCTGGATGCGGCATGTACGTTACGATTGATCCGGAGTCGAAAAGAGTGGAGATCGGTCCGGGTAGTGCAGGTTCAGATCCAGGGCCTGTTTGTTACGACATGGGAAACTACACTCCTACTGTCATGGATTGTGTTGTTATTCTGGGATTATTGAACCCGGATTACTACCTTGGGGGGAAGCTGAAGTTAAAGAAGGATCTTGCATTGAAGGCCGTAAAGGAAAAATGTTCAGATGTTTTGGGGGTTGACCCATATGATTTTTCGGAGGGGGTTCTCACTCTAATTAATGATCGTATGAATAGACATATCAACACCGTTCTTTCGGTAAGAGGTTATTCACCGGCAGATTACTATCTCATCGGTTATGGTGGTGCAGGGCCTTTATTCCTTGGGGGCTACGCAGGGGATATGCCGTTTAAAGGGGTTTTTACCGTGCCCTGGGCTGCCGCATTCTCAGCGTTTGGCTGCACTGTGGTTGATTACGTTCACAGGTATCAAAAGTCTACCCTTGTTCAGATCCCTCCCGGTGCAGATGAACAGACCAAAATGTTCATGGGTTCGATAATTAATTCTGGATGGCAGGAACTTGAGGAGAAAGCGATAAGAGAGATGAAGGAAGAAGGTTTCAAAGAGGAGCAGGTTACGTTTTCTCAGATCGCCTATGTTCGATATTTTGGACAGATGGAGGATCTGGAGGTCAAGTCCCCTGTAAAAAGGATTGAATCAGCGCAAGACATGGATAAGCTGATAAATGCCTTTGAAGAGATGTATTCCAGGGTATACGTCCATGGGGCACGACACCCCGAAGCAGGGTACCAGGTTTTAGAACTGGGGCTGATCTGTTCAAGTCCAAAACCCAAACCGGAACTGAGGAAGTTCAAACTGGAAGACAAGAAACCATCACTCGATGCATATAAGGGAGAGCGGGAAGTTTACGTGAGTGGTAAGTGGGAAAAAGCTGCATTATATGAAATGGACAGACTACTACCCGGTAACGAGGTTAAGGGCTTAGCGATAATCGAGGCCCCTGCAACAACGCTGCCCGTGCCCGAAGGGAAAAAGGTAGTAATAGATGAATACCGACGGTACTGGCTAAGAAAGGCTTGAAAAACAGAGGGGATAGGACAGCCGGACCAGAGTTTAGATTGGATTATAAGAAGGAGGTTTAAAATGGAGACAATAGCAAAAAAACAAGAGGGAATATGCTGGAAAGGAAGGAAATTAAAAGACCTGCTCGGGGAAAGCGAGAGGCTCTATGAGGAGACGGGGTGCTATTATGGTTTGGAGAAATTGAAGTTACATGAAGATGACCCGCTTAAACTAGAGTTGCTTTTTTCCCGCTTGCTGGCAGCTACTGTAGCCGGGAGGGAGGCAACACGCATGATCTCAGGGTCGCCTCTCGTCAGGGAGGTAGCTGAGCTGGCAACAGCACTTTATACGGCGGAGGGGGACTGTGTGCTTCAGTCTACTGGCATCATTATCCACATTCCCCTCATGGGACAGGTAATAAAATATATGATCAGTCAGAATTATGAGGAAGTGGAAGGTATTAATGAGGGAGACATATTTACGAGTAATGATAACGCCATAGCCGGGATGCATCCACCAGATGTGTATGATATCTGTCCGATTTTCTGGCAGGGTAAGCTGATCGCATGGGCAGCAACAGTAATCATGGAGGCTGAGTTGGGCGCGATCTCACCGGGGTGCATGCCCTCGGCGGCTACGGAGAGGTTCGTAGACGGACTCAGATTCTCTGCGGAGAAGACCGGCGTCAATGATGAGTTTCTCCCATCGGTGATACGGCGTATTCGCTTCAGTACGCGTCTTCCCGATCTTTTCATACTTGATCGGAAAGGTGCCCTGGGCGCCAATGTAAAAGTCAGAGAGGAGATTAAAGAGGTGGCCCAGGAGTTTGGTGTAGAGTACTTCCTGGAAGGGGCAAGGGAAATTATCGAGATGGAGAGGAGAGCACAGCTCAATAGAGTACGAACAAGGACTGTGCCAGGTAAGCTTCATTCTCCTGTTGCATTCGAGAACTACATGACTAGGACATTTGTTCCTCCTCATCACGCCATTGACCAGGTAACACTGGTACCCATGGATTTTTTCATTAAGCCTGACGGTAAATACTTTCTTGATTTGGATGGTGCAGGCCCGTGGGGCTGGCATCCAAGCAATACTACGCCGTCTTCAATGACAGGGGCCATGTGTTTGGCTCTCACTCAGACGATTGCATACACAGGCAGTGCCAATCACGGAACGATTCTGTGTGCAGACATGAACTTACCATACGATACGTATGTCAACCCGAGTTCACCCAATATCGCCACTCAAAACCTATTCAGTTTCCCTATAAATGGCGGAAGTGTTTGGATCGGATTGCAGTCGAGGGCTTTCTTTTCCAGAGGTTTCGTTGAAGAGTGCATGGTGGGGTCTCCTGGGACTGCCCTTTACTCGATGGCAGGAAAAGATCACATGGGCAATGATTTTGGGTTTCTCATGACCGATGTGGCAGGAACACATGGAAGCGGCGCTTTTGCCATCAGGGATGGATTCAGTTCTTACGCCATATGGCAGCCGGTAACTGACATGGGCAATTGTGAAATCTGGGAACTGATACTCCCACTCATCTGGACAGGGAGGAACTTGCTGCCTGATGGATGCGGATGGGGAAAATACCGTTCCGGATTTGCGATTGTCGGAAACTGGATGATATACAAAACCCCTCTCCTTGTCTTTGATTGCACCCCTGTGGTAATGGCAGACAAGATTTACCCGAACACCGGCACACACGGAGGCTATCCCGCAGTGGGTCCGTTTTACAAGCTGGTCACCAATGCAAATACCGACGAGCTAATCAAGGAGATGAAACCTTTGGCTCACGGAATGGGTTATCCGGGCAAAGGCGATATCGAAGAGAACATAAAAGGTAAATTCGCTCTCGAGACTTCTAGGGGCGTCACGATGAAGGATGTCAGCAAACACGGTGACTGGATTCAGCTAAGCTATGGGAGTCAGGGAGGAGGATTCGGCGATCCTATAAAGAGGGACGTCAAGTTGATCAAAAGGGATCTGGACAATAGGTTAATAACTATCGATGCGTGTCGCAAGATTCACTGCGCCGAAGCCAACTATGATCGGACCAGAGATGAGTGGATAATTGACGACAAAAAGACGGAGCAACTGAGGAAGGAGAAGATACGGGCAAGGTTGAAGAAGGGTATTCCTGTAAAAGAATGGTATAAGAACCGCAGAAAGGACATCCTACAAAAGAATATGCCAGACCTCATCAAAACTATGTACAACGGTTCTCTGGAAAAAGGGAAGAGATGGCCAGGTGAATTCAGGGCATTCTGGGGTTTACCGGAGAATTTTACTTTCTAGATAACTAAAAGGAAGGAGGAGTGTTCATGACTACATATCCGAAAGAGACTATAAAACTCTTAATTGATGGTAACCTTCCATGGGACCAGACTAAGGGCATTGTTTCAGACCACAAAGATGAAGATCGTTTTGACAAATACGTGGAAGTCCTTCAGGAACAGGTATCGTGGAAAGACAAAATCCTGCTCAGATTGAGTGATGATTTATTTATTGTGGAAAAGGGCAATGACAGGCTTGTAAAATGCCGGTGCGGCCACGAGTATGGCGATTACAGAGAAAACTGGAAGCTCAATGCATTGATTCATGTACGAGAAACGAAGAAAGAGTTAGATGAGCTGTACCCGTATCCAAGCCAACCAGACCCCAAAATGTGCGAGGTGAGGGAGTTCTGTTGCCCGGGCTGCGGAACGCAACTGGAAGTGGAGAC encodes the following:
- a CDS encoding cobalamin-dependent protein (Presence of a B(12) (cobalamin)-binding domain implies dependence on cobalamin itself, in one of its several forms, or in some unusual lineages, dependence on a cobalamin-like analog.), with product MKSKGRIRILIAKPGLDTHDRGAKMIARACKDAGMEVIYLKPKHTVDNIISAAIEEDVDIIGLSILSGTHMEMCSGMVDKMKKQNLNLPIILGGIIPKSDIPLLKRLGIKEVFRSGVHTNTVVRWIEDEVKGGR
- a CDS encoding methylmalonyl-CoA mutase family protein → MRDDIEKIRREKDKWFSEKFMKQLSGLGVESPPLKGDKLPLYTPLDVENKYLEDIGFPGEFPYTRGVYPGMYLDKLWIMRQIAGYGTARETNQRFKYLLENGETGVTAVFDFPTVMGLDSDNPMAEGEVGRCGVPVDSVEDMRILFDGIPIDRVHVALLSSYPSSPAIFAAYIAMAMEKGLAIDSLAGSIQNHFLAFYTALPKCAKIPPRDAIRIAVDTFEYCSRYMPRWTPINITAHVIRESGATMIQELSYCLANAMAYVEAALERGLDVDSFGPKLAFYFTAGMNLFEEVAKYRAARRLWARIMKEKYNARNPASQMIRFHAQGSAFTVTAQQPLNNLIRSTIQTLAAALGGAQSINVNPFDESLSIPSEESVRLALRTSQIVAYETGITETIDPLGGSYYVETLTNKTEEEVRQLLKLIEEMGDGSMLNGVIKGIESGYFLREVSKAAYDYNKEVESGERVVVGLNSYKVEEDIPIELLTVDPELEKIQVENLKKLKRNRDEKKVHETLEKVKEGAGGKGNLIPLMIEAIRANATVGEITDSIVNVFGLYQPKSGVI
- a CDS encoding cobalamin-dependent protein (Presence of a B(12) (cobalamin)-binding domain implies dependence on cobalamin itself, in one of its several forms, or in some unusual lineages, dependence on a cobalamin-like analog.), whose translation is MEEKLRILIAKPGLDTHERGAKIISRTLIEAGMEVIYMAQINLTIPQIISCAIEEDVNLIGLSILSGAHLSICRNIIDEMKKRNIDDMPVIVGGVIPRHDVPKLKEMGIREVFGPGIPTETVVEYVKALQG
- a CDS encoding 4Fe-4S binding protein, with product MAKGEIVVDETYCRGCGYCRDFCPKKCIILPEDNFTPQGYRLFCFVNPEDCNGCGICSFMCPHHAIEVYKYVQ
- the vorB gene encoding 3-methyl-2-oxobutanoate dehydrogenase subunit VorB, with amino-acid sequence MGERLFVIGNEAIGWGALNAGCDAYIGYPITPQNETTEWFAGEFPKRGKVFIQSQSEVGSINILFGAVATGHRAMTSTSGPGWGLMQEGMSHLSNGEMPCIISLVQRGGPGAGTTRHGQMDYLSATWGGGNGGYKNIVLTPASVQETHDFVQLAFYLADKYRNPVIVMTDGLLGQMAEPLELKVLDFGPVPEKDWAVRGRANQPDGIRRVVNVMQGLIPSPPHPPYTGFSDLLKVLNEKYERMKESEVRYETYLIDDADLIIVAYGYTARVSKEALKAARKDGFRVGMIRPLAVWPFPYQIVREMASKGCRFLVVEDSLGQLVEDVRIGAQGKADVHLLGALARHDPGDGGMILPDTVINEIYRLMNR
- a CDS encoding thiamine pyrophosphate-dependent enzyme, which encodes MKKKLVSGLPKLWVRHPAERLECPGCQYPIITRIVYDVIDELGIEGNTILVNSSACGFAVILTTSTDCVHANHGQGIDAACGVKALLPDSLVVCFGGDGDVAAIGAGAFVNAAQRADKFTVIMVNNGHFAMTGGQLAPTTLMGQITTTTPEGRGPNMGYPARMPEMIATVQGVAYSARGAANTPANYLKTRKYVKTAFEKQLDNIGFSFVEFLSACPTGWRMTPQESIRWIEEKMIPALPLGEFKNVDRLD